Proteins encoded in a region of the Rutidosis leptorrhynchoides isolate AG116_Rl617_1_P2 chromosome 9, CSIRO_AGI_Rlap_v1, whole genome shotgun sequence genome:
- the LOC139868046 gene encoding uncharacterized protein, with product MMYEHCFVQLPERVKEKMKDTLVPLASFVNDPSWSEGSIILEVVLGKSPFKRTAHIEFLVVKANSQYNVILVRSAIMTFGAVTSTVHETMNFPVLAGIATLYAERGRVIECVKINRTTVMPIIHEDGSILPNTSFPDQKIIVGSTLTLETKDKLYNILAANLDVFAWQVSDMTGVPHHIAEHKLNINPNIPPVCQKKRGMAPERTKFLREEVRNLVEAGILREVKYQTWVANPVMVKKPDNTGCVWILRI from the coding sequence ATGATGTATGAACATTGTTTTGTACAATTACCGGAAAGAGTAAAAGAGAAGATGAAAGACACGCTTGTTCCTTTAGCTAGTTTTGTCAATGATCCGTCATGGTCAGAAGGAAGTATAATtttagaagtagtgttgggaaaaTCACCATTCAAAAGGACAGCTCATATCGAGTTTCTTGTAGTAAAAGCAAATTCACAATATAATGTCATTTTGGTGCGTTCAGCTATAATGACATTTGGAGCTGTGACATCAACGGTACATGAAACGATGAATTTTCCTGTGCTAGCCGGCATTGCAACACTATACGCAGAACGGGGAAGAGTAATAGAATGTGTGAAAATAAATCGAACCACTGTTATGCCAATCATTCATGAAGATGGGTCCATTCTACCTAACACAtcatttccagatcagaaaattaTCGTTGGAAGCACATTAACACTGGAAACAAAAGACAAACTTTATAATATTTTAGCAGCCAATTTAGATGTGTTTGCGTGGCAAGTTTCTGACATGACTGGAGTACCACACCACATTGCTGAGCATAAGCTTAATATCAATCCTAATATTCCACCAGTGTGTCAAAAGAAAAGAGGCATGGCTCCTGAACGGACAAAGTTCCTTAGAGAAGAAGTTAGAAATTTGGTGGAAGCCGGGATATTAAGAGAAGTCAAGTATCAAACATGGGTAGCAAATCCAGTAATGGTGAAAAAACCAGATAACACAGGATGTGTGTGGATTTTACGGATATAA